The window ACTGGTCATGTTATTCCTTTCTTGAAATCTGTTTGAGTCATGGCACagttaacagaaaaaaatctctcttctGAGAGTCAGGCGGAATCCATGGGTCTGGGGTTCTTCCCAGATCTGGTAGAGTTACAGGATAAACTGTTTCTGAGTCTCAGCTCCACCAAATGAAGAGCCGAACATGTGGATTGCTCCAGGATCACCCCGGCTTTTACTCTCAACTTCTTTGATACCTTTAGGTGGGAGAAACTACAGAGCACAGGGGAGCTCTGAGTTTTCACACTTCCGTTGCTCTGGCCAGCTCCCCAGGCTGTCCTAGCCAGGCCCAAGGGACCCTTAAGAGACAGCTTCATAGATCCCAGAGCAGGAAGTGAATCTAGACTAACACATAATGAAGAGCAGAGCTGTGTTCTGAGGATGTAGAGTGTTTGGCGTTGCTCCTCTGGGCAAGCATCTTGACCACCTCTTTTCTCATAGCTACTAGATAAACCCTGAAGATGAAAGTGAGAACCTTAGCCCTTCTCTCACAGGGATGCTCAGGGACTGCTTTCCTAACTCTGGGATCCTGATCTACCCTGAAGATGTAAGTGAGATTGTAGCCCTTCTCTCACAGGGATGCCCAGGGACAGCTTTCCTAACTCTCGGATTATGATCTCCACTGAAGATGTAAGTGGGGACCTTAGCCCTTCTCTCACAGGGATTCGCAGGGCCCGTATTCTGAAGTGACTAGCACACAGATTTCAGGAAAGGCTGCCAGTTCAGTATCTAGCTCTAAGAGATTGCGACCCCACTATTCTGTCCTGATTCTCCATTTACAGTACAGGTTCTCACATAGAGCCTCAGAGAGGCATCTAATTTGATTGTTGGGCATAAACAGTTTTGATTGGGATCAGTGCTTCAGTGTGAATAACTCCATTATTCTTATTAGGTGATTAGACATGAATGTTACAAAAGAAGAGAGCCTTTGATTGGGAAACTGGTAGGAATTAGGATAATAGTTTGGAGACAAGACCAGGTATTCTAACTCTCCAAGAATCtggtttcattgctactttattaTCTGTATTTATTCAGCATGTGACTTGCACTGGAGACCCAAATATTCACATTAAGTGATCTATTCTGTattaattttcatattatttaaatgtagaaacaatttattagaaatttaaatttacagTTGATATTTGGGAAAGTGAGTTCAGATTAATTTACTTGTATCAAGAATTTTACACTTAAAATGTAGGTGTTAATATATTGCTATTAAAGCAGTTTAtcaatttaataatattttcaaaagtttAAAACTAGAACTAGTTATCTCTGAATCCTAGTTTGGGGATTTGTACATCAATTTACCTGCAGTGAGGATAAAATATGTGagtgtactcacacacatgcgtgtACTTGTGCGTATAAGCACAAATTTTATTATTctatgaggaaaaataaaattatgtcattttcaagaaaatatatGTACTAAATACAatcatattaagtgaaataagtcacACAGGGCAAGGAAAATATTACATTATCTTTTTTAGTGGATTCCTTAGCCCATGTTGCAGGCTTTCAGATGCAACTGCTATGAATGTGGCCTGAACAGCATTTGTAAGCCCTTCAAATCAATACAGCATACAGTTCAGTTTGAGAATATTTGACCCAAGGAAACATATGaacatacagaaaacaaaatcaaaagcaaccAGGAGTGGCAGAGAGTGAGGATATTGAATTCCAGTGAATAAATGAGGGGCTCACACAACAGAGAGAAGATGAGTTATTGGGATATTTGAATtcaggagaaagacagacagacagcttaGAATCTAGCCAAAAAGTGTCATAACtttcatagaagaaaataattcagcCTTAATGTATTAAGAACTGAATTCATTGAGCACTTGCTGTATGATAATGTCTAAAAACCAGAAGCAAAAAAGGCCAGGTCACACAGATGTAAGCATCTATATATAACCTGGCATAGGCAGAATaaagaataatgttttaaaaagagtCAAAGGAAGTCTCCTCAGAAAGGGAAAATTTCTTTCTACAACCTTCCTGGTGTTTGGTGTTGGAGTCTAGGCATCATTTCCCTCCTATCCTGAGACACTTCCTGGCCCCCCTCTTCACTTTTTCCATACCCTAATCTCACTTCACTCTGGTCTATCTCCCTACAGTTGTTGGGTAGCTACTCGGCAATCCTGATGAGGAGCTTCCAGACTAACACCTCAAGCACCCTTAGCTTCATACTCACGGGCTTTCCAGAGATGGAGAGTCTGGAGCACTGGCTGAGtggcctcctgctgctgctgtatGCTATCTCCATTGTAGGCAATGTCCTCATTCTCTTCATCATAAAGGAGGAACAGAGCTTGCACCAGCCAATGTACTACTTCCTGTCCCTCCTATCTGTCAATGACCTGGGGGTGTCCTTTTCTACTTTGCCCACAGTGCTGGCTTCTATGTGTTTTCATATTCCAGAGATTGCTTTTGATGCCTGCTTGGCCCAGATGTTCTTCATACACTTTTTTTCCTGGACAGAGTCTGGCATTCTGCTGGCCATGAGTTTTGACAGGTATGTGGCCATCTGTAACCCTTTGCACTATTCCTCAGTACTCACTGACGCTCGTGTGGCCCACATGGGTATGTCTATTGTTGTCCGCAGCTTCTGCATGgtctttccacttcctttcctacTGAAGAGGCTGCCCTTCTGTAAGGCCAATGTTCTGACTCATTCCTACTGCTTGCACCCAGACCTGATA of the Chionomys nivalis chromosome 8, mChiNiv1.1, whole genome shotgun sequence genome contains:
- the LOC130880196 gene encoding olfactory receptor 51I2-like → MRSFQTNTSSTLSFILTGFPEMESLEHWLSGLLLLLYAISIVGNVLILFIIKEEQSLHQPMYYFLSLLSVNDLGVSFSTLPTVLASMCFHIPEIAFDACLAQMFFIHFFSWTESGILLAMSFDRYVAICNPLHYSSVLTDARVAHMGMSIVVRSFCMVFPLPFLLKRLPFCKANVLTHSYCLHPDLIRLPCGDTTINSMYGLFIVISAFGIDSVLILLSYVLILRCVLAIASREERLKTLNTCVSHISAVLIFYVPMISVSMVHRFVKHAPEYVHKFTSLVYLFVPPMLNPIIYSIKTKEIRRRLHKMLSGTKF